Genomic DNA from Brockia lithotrophica:
GGACTCGGTAGCCGCGAAAGAGGCTCTGCAGGTTTTCCCGGACGATGTCTTCGAGGAGGATGAAGCGCCGCACCCGTCGGTCCCTTGCGGTGGGGGAGGAAGTGTCGGACGCCGATGCGGTATTTTTCGGGGCTTCCTCCAAGGCTTCGCCCGTCCCGGGAACGGACATCTCCCGGGGCGGCAGTTCGTATACCCGCGGGAGAACCGAGGGGAGCTGCACGAACGCGAACATCGGCTCGGCGCCGGGGCCTTCCTGAGGTTCGAGGTAGACGGCCAGACCTAGGCTCCGTTCCGAGAGGACCGGATAGGGCCGACTCACGTCGACGGCCATGGGCGTGAGCACGGGGTAAATTTCCGCCTCAAAGAGCTCGTCCACGGCGTCCCGTTCCTCGGGCGAGAGGTCGCGGTAGGTGCAAAAGACCAAGCCTTCCCGCGCGAGCTCCTCGAGAAGCTTGCGGTAGACGGCGAGCTGCCGCTCCGCGAAGCGGCGCGTCTCCGCCATGACGGCTTCGTACTGCTCGCGCGCCGTCATGCGCGTCTTTTTGTCCACGACGGGAACCGGCGACCGGAGCTGCATGCGCAGTCCGCCCACGCGCACCATGAGAAATTCGTCGAGGTTGGAGGCGGTGATCGCGAGGAAGCGCAGGCGCTCGAAGAGCGGGTTTACCTCCTCTTCCGCCTCCGCCAGCACGCGTTCGTTGAACTTGATCCAGCTCAGCTCGCGGTTAAAGAAGTGTTCCGGTCGGTCGAACTCTTCCCCCGAGCCACCGGTTCGCGCGCCCATCTCCTTTTCCCACTCCGTTCGCTCCAATTGTCGGTAGCCGCGCGGCGCAAAGAAAACGTCAAGGAGATCCCCCACCGCCTTCCCCGAGCTCGAGTTCGAGGTCCACGCCGAGGGCCTCTCCAAGTTTTTTCGTCCATTCTAGCGCCTGGGCGCGAAGAAGCCAAGGGGTACGAAACATTCCGGAAACTACGAGCGCAGCGCCTTTCCTCCCCCGGGGAAGGACCTCGGCCTGCACATTCCCCCCGCCTTCCCCGAAGATCTCGGCGAGGCGGAGCAACGTGCCCAGCGCGACGACGCGCCGCCGAACGTTCCGCGGAAGAAGAGGGGCGTAGGGCTTGAGGGCCTTGCGCGCGGCCTTGCGTGTGGAGAAGCTCGCAGTGGCAGCGAGGAATACCCGCTCCCGGTGCGTCAGGCCGTAAAGAAGGCCGTAGAGAAGGAGGTAGAACGTGTGGGGGGCGAAGGCGCGAGGATCGATTCCCCGCCCGACGTCGCGCAGACGCGCCGCCCAGAGAATGAGCCGGCGTTCTTCCGTACTCAGACATTCGTACCCGGCTTCCTCGAGGGCGTCGAGGATGGCCGCCGCGGCACGGGCCCGGGCTTCCCCCGGACCCTCGCCTTCGGGGTAGAACGAACGCAGGCGGCGCGCCGAAGCTTCGAAGAGCCGCATGCGCGAGGCGGAACCGGCTTCCGCCGCAGAACAGCGGGAAGCGAGGAGAACGCCCTCCCGAAGCCCCCGTTCCCCGACGACGAGGCGCTCTGCGCCAAGCACCTCCCACACCGTGAGGAGGACGAGCGCCCCGCCGGGGATGATCTCCGCCCGATCCGAGGAAAGCCCGCGGATCCGCCGGCGCGCTTCCAAGGGACGCGTGAGCACGTGTTTCGCGAGGCGCTCGAGCTCTTGCCTGCGGAAGCTGAAGCCGTGGAGGAGGGGAAGCGGATACTCCGCATGGGCTTGAAGCACGCGGGCCACGGAGCGCACGGTACCGCCGATGCCGATGAGCACCGGACTTCGCCAGTCCTCCAGAAACGTCCCGACCTTTTCCTTGCACGCGTCGTCGGATTCCCGCGCGCTCCCGCCATTTTCAGACAGCGCCTCGCGAATTTCGGGATGGCGGGCGAGTTCCGCGGCGATTTCCCGGGAAATACGGAGGCGCAGAGCGGCCACCGCTTCGCGCGTAGGCGGGTCGCTCGAGAGCGCACGCGTCGCGTCCACGGCCCCCCAAGGGATGGAGATCCCGCGGAAGCTCCCGCCGCAAAACGCTGTGATTTCCGTGCTCCCCCCGCCTACGTCGACGACGACACCTCGGGCAAACGGGAGGAAGGTCGTCGCCCCGCACGCGCCGAGAAACGCCTCTTCCTCGCCCGAGAGAAGGCGAAAGGAAATCCCCGTCTCCCGCGACAGGGATGCGAGCACGTCGGGCCCATCGCGCGCCTCGCGAAAGACCTGGGTAGCAACGCCGACGAGCGCCTCCGGCCCCAGACCGAAGAGCTCCGCCCGCCCGAGAAAGTCGCGTAGGGCGGCTCGCACGGTCTCCACGGCTTCGGGGGCAAACGTCCCGTCGTCCCGCAGGCGGTCGATGAGCCGGAGGGACCGCTTTACGTCCTCAACTTCCCACGGAAACCCGTGGGCGTCTTCGCGGTAGATGACGAGGCGCACGGAGTTGGATCCGAGGTCGATCACGCCGCGGTAGCTGCCGGCCGATTCCCGCACGTCCGTCACCCCTCGCCCTTCTTCCCTTATCCTACCACAGGAAGAACCCGCCCCTTACCCCCGCTCCTCCAGGGAAGAACGGAGCTCGCCCGGTCGATCCGTGATCACCGCATCGACCCCCATCGCCGCGAAGGAACGCGCCAGCGAGCCGTCGTTCACCGGGAAGGGACGAACGGCACGCCCGCGGGCGTGAAGGGCGGACACGAGGTCCGACGTCACCCCCAGGAAAAACGGGTGGAGGTCGGCACCCAGCGCCTCCGCGTACACCTCCGGGCGGTACAGGCGGGCAAAGCAGAGGGCGCCGCGGCGAAGCTCGGGAAATTCTCGGGCGAGGACGGCGAGGAGGGCGTGGTCGAAGGACGATACGACCGTTCGTTCTACGAGGTCGTACTTGCGCAAGAGGTCGACGATCTTCCCGAGGGAGAGTCGGTCGAACCGGCCGGATTCGTTTTTGAGCTCCACGTTGAGCCGCAGGCCCGTCATCCGCACCCAGCGCAAGACCTCCTCAAGGGAAGGAATCCGCTCGTCGCGAAAGTCGGCGGAAAACCACGATCCGGCATCGAGCCGGGTGAGGTCCTCCCATTCCCACTCGTACACGAACCCTTTGGCTTGTGTCGTGCGCTCGAGCGTGGCGTCGTGAAACACCACGGGAACCCCATCGCGCGTGAGCTGGACGTCGAATTCGATGCCGTCCGCTCCCTGGCGGAGCGCCTCGCGGAAAGCGGACAACGTGTTTTCCGGGGCGTCCTGGGAAGCCCCGCGGTGCGCGTAGAGAAGCACGGGAACCCCCCCTCTATTTGCCTGCGTGTCGCCGGAAGCGGCACTCTCCGCAGGCCAACGATCGAGCGTCTTGGGACGTCCCGCCCGAGGAAAGAGAGAAGCCGCCCGAACTCGGGCGGCACCTGGGCCTCCGGGAATATTGTACCGGTTCTTCCACGCACCTTGCGAACGCGGAGGCGCGGACAACGGCGGCGGCGCGCTACGCCCGCACCGCCGCAGGAGCGGCAAAGAGGGAAAGCTCCGTCTCCGCGTCGAAGAGGTGCAACCTCTCGGGGTCGGGGTACAAGGAAATTCGCTCTTCCGCCCTGGGAACCGCGCCGACGAACAGGCGGGCGACAAACTCTTCGCCCGTGGGGAGTTCCACGTACACGTACTTTTCTGCCCCGGCGTCTTCGACGATGTTCACCCTGCCGTCGATGCGCAAGTTCTCGGAACCTTCGAGACGCGCGTCTTGCGGGCGAACTCCCAAGTAGGCCCCGCGGGGAAAGCTCGCCCCAGAGGCGCGCAGACGCGCTCCCACGTCCTCCGGGAGCGCGAGTTCCTTCCCACCGTGGCGGAAGAGGGCCCGATCCCCTTCCAAGGCGACGATCCCGCGGAGAAAGTTCATCGGCGGCGATCCGATGAACCCCGCGACGAACATGTTCACGGGGGCGCGGTATACCTCGTCCGGCGTCCCCACCTGCTGGAGGACGCCGCGGTGCATCACGGCGATCCGGTCGCCGAGGGTCATCGCCTCCGTCTGGTCGTGGGTCACGTATACGGTGGTCACGCCAAGCCGTTCGTGGAGTTTCTTGAGCTCCGCCCGCATGAGGACGCGGAGCTTGGCGTCCAGGTTGGACAGGGGTTCGTCCATGAGGAAGACCTGCGGCTCGCGCACGATCGCCCGCCCGAGGGCGACGCGTTGCCGTTGGCCGCCCGAAAGAGCCGCCGGACGCCGGTCGAGGAGGTCTTCGATGCCCAACATGCGCGCCGCTTCCCGAACGCGCCGCCGGATTTCCTCCTTCGGGTAGCGGCGCATCTTGAGGCCGAAAGCCATGTTGTCGAACACGCTCATGTGCGGGTAGAGGGCGTAGTTTTGAAACACCATGGCGATGTCGCGGTCTTTTGGGGGGACGTCGTTTACGAGGCGGTCGCCGATGTAGAGGTTCCCTTCCGTGACGTCCTCTAAGCCTGCGATCATCCGCAAGGTCGTTGTCTT
This window encodes:
- a CDS encoding Glycerophosphoryl diester phosphodiesterase; this translates as MLLYAHRGASQDAPENTLSAFREALRQGADGIEFDVQLTRDGVPVVFHDATLERTTQAKGFVYEWEWEDLTRLDAGSWFSADFRDERIPSLEEVLRWVRMTGLRLNVELKNESGRFDRLSLGKIVDLLRKYDLVERTVVSSFDHALLAVLAREFPELRRGALCFARLYRPEVYAEALGADLHPFFLGVTSDLVSALHARGRAVRPFPVNDGSLARSFAAMGVDAVITDRPGELRSSLEERG
- a CDS encoding Exopolyphosphatase; translation: MTDVRESAGSYRGVIDLGSNSVRLVIYREDAHGFPWEVEDVKRSLRLIDRLRDDGTFAPEAVETVRAALRDFLGRAELFGLGPEALVGVATQVFREARDGPDVLASLSRETGISFRLLSGEEEAFLGACGATTFLPFARGVVVDVGGGSTEITAFCGGSFRGISIPWGAVDATRALSSDPPTREAVAALRLRISREIAAELARHPEIREALSENGGSARESDDACKEKVGTFLEDWRSPVLIGIGGTVRSVARVLQAHAEYPLPLLHGFSFRRQELERLAKHVLTRPLEARRRIRGLSSDRAEIIPGGALVLLTVWEVLGAERLVVGERGLREGVLLASRCSAAEAGSASRMRLFEASARRLRSFYPEGEGPGEARARAAAAILDALEEAGYECLSTEERRLILWAARLRDVGRGIDPRAFAPHTFYLLLYGLLYGLTHRERVFLAATASFSTRKAARKALKPYAPLLPRNVRRRVVALGTLLRLAEIFGEGGGNVQAEVLPRGRKGAALVVSGMFRTPWLLRAQALEWTKKLGEALGVDLELELGEGGGGSP
- a CDS encoding Multiple sugar ABC transporter, ATP-binding protein; the encoded protein is MARVLLEHVTKRYPNGFEAVKDLNLEIRDGEFLVLVGPSGCGKTTTLRMIAGLEDVTEGNLYIGDRLVNDVPPKDRDIAMVFQNYALYPHMSVFDNMAFGLKMRRYPKEEIRRRVREAARMLGIEDLLDRRPAALSGGQRQRVALGRAIVREPQVFLMDEPLSNLDAKLRVLMRAELKKLHERLGVTTVYVTHDQTEAMTLGDRIAVMHRGVLQQVGTPDEVYRAPVNMFVAGFIGSPPMNFLRGIVALEGDRALFRHGGKELALPEDVGARLRASGASFPRGAYLGVRPQDARLEGSENLRIDGRVNIVEDAGAEKYVYVELPTGEEFVARLFVGAVPRAEERISLYPDPERLHLFDAETELSLFAAPAAVRA